In one Streptomyces venezuelae genomic region, the following are encoded:
- a CDS encoding thiolase domain-containing protein gives MAPHERPHVAVVAFAQSDHLRTTDELSEVEMLMPVLHEVLAATGLKTSDIGFTCSGSSDYLAGRAFSFTMALDGVGAWPPISESHVEMDGAWALYEAWVKLQTGEADTALVYSYGKSSPGSVRDVLTRQLDPYYVAPLWPDSVALAALQAQALIDAGETDEPALAGIASRSRTAAADNPHAQLKGAVAQGDYAVRPLRTGDCPPIGDGAAAVILAAGDRARELCERPAWISGIDHRIEAHGLGVRDLTASPSTRLAAERAGVFERPVDTAELHAPFTSQEVVLRKALRLADDVTVNPSGGALAANPMMAAGLIRIGEAAARIHRGASDRAVAHATSGPCLQQNLVAVLEGETRD, from the coding sequence ATGGCGCCCCACGAGCGGCCGCACGTCGCCGTCGTCGCCTTCGCGCAGAGCGACCACCTGCGCACCACCGACGAGCTCTCCGAGGTCGAGATGCTCATGCCGGTGCTGCACGAAGTCCTCGCCGCCACCGGCCTGAAGACCAGCGACATCGGCTTCACCTGCTCCGGCTCGTCGGACTACCTCGCGGGCCGCGCCTTCTCCTTCACGATGGCGCTCGACGGGGTGGGCGCCTGGCCGCCGATCAGTGAGTCGCACGTCGAGATGGACGGCGCCTGGGCCCTGTACGAGGCCTGGGTGAAACTGCAGACCGGGGAGGCCGACACCGCGCTCGTCTACTCCTACGGCAAGTCCTCGCCCGGCTCGGTGCGCGACGTGCTCACCCGCCAGCTCGACCCGTACTACGTCGCCCCGCTCTGGCCCGACTCCGTGGCGCTCGCCGCACTGCAGGCACAGGCGCTGATCGACGCGGGCGAGACCGACGAACCCGCACTAGCCGGGATCGCGAGCCGGAGCCGCACGGCCGCCGCCGACAACCCGCACGCGCAGCTGAAAGGCGCGGTCGCGCAGGGCGATTACGCCGTACGTCCCCTGCGCACCGGCGACTGCCCGCCGATCGGCGACGGTGCGGCCGCCGTGATCCTCGCCGCGGGGGACCGCGCCCGGGAGCTCTGCGAGCGGCCCGCGTGGATCAGCGGCATCGACCACCGCATCGAGGCGCACGGCCTCGGCGTGCGCGACCTCACCGCATCGCCCTCCACCCGCCTGGCCGCTGAACGCGCCGGAGTCTTCGAACGGCCCGTCGACACGGCCGAGTTGCACGCCCCCTTCACCTCGCAGGAAGTCGTCCTGCGCAAGGCCCTGCGCCTGGCCGACGACGTCACCGTGAACCCGTCCGGCGGCGCGCTCGCCGCCAACCCCATGATGGCCGCCGGGCTCATCCGGATCGGCGAAGCCGCCGCACGCATCCACCGGGGCGCCTCGGACCGGGCCGTCGCCCACGCCACGTCCGGACCCTGCCTCCAGCAGAACCTGGTCGCCGTCCTGGAAGGAGAGACCCGTGACTAA